A single Pedobacter sp. PACM 27299 DNA region contains:
- a CDS encoding DeoR/GlpR family DNA-binding transcription regulator — protein MTTDQQPAPLTKAQRKQLIVKEINIHTRATFEHLALIVNVSEDTIRRDINELEKENLVIKVKGGAMASAYHHTSEQKAYSQDDKITIAQKLLPLLKKDMLLLLGGGTTIREFIKLIPGNLRITIVTASVLSAVELLDKPNVRTIMLGGQISTYSQMCFSGDVFNQLSHLKTDLCILGTNALDIEGGFSDSDWDTVQVKKAMLASSDKVAIVSISEKLNSTMKIKIANLSEVDYIVTELPPDAPLLDPYKRANPNLTFL, from the coding sequence ATGACTACCGACCAACAACCAGCTCCATTAACAAAAGCACAGCGTAAGCAGCTCATTGTTAAAGAAATTAACATCCATACCCGCGCTACATTTGAACATCTGGCATTGATCGTCAATGTATCTGAAGATACCATCAGAAGAGATATTAATGAACTGGAAAAAGAAAACCTGGTGATTAAGGTAAAGGGTGGAGCAATGGCTAGTGCTTACCACCATACTTCTGAGCAAAAAGCTTATTCTCAGGACGATAAAATCACCATCGCTCAAAAACTACTTCCCTTACTGAAAAAAGATATGCTTTTGCTGCTTGGTGGCGGTACTACCATCAGGGAATTCATTAAACTCATTCCCGGAAACCTGAGGATCACCATTGTGACCGCCAGTGTTTTATCAGCAGTAGAATTACTGGACAAACCGAATGTGAGAACAATTATGCTTGGCGGACAAATTTCTACTTATAGCCAAATGTGCTTTAGCGGGGATGTGTTCAATCAACTCTCACACCTTAAAACTGACCTTTGCATATTGGGAACAAATGCATTGGATATTGAAGGTGGTTTTTCCGATTCTGACTGGGATACAGTACAAGTAAAAAAGGCTATGCTGGCTTCTTCTGATAAGGTAGCGATCGTGTCCATTTCCGAGAAACTGAATTCTACGATGAAGATCAAAATTGCCAACTTATCAGAAGTGGATTATATTGTGACGGAGCTTCCACCAGATGCCCCATTATTGGATCCTTACAAACGGGCAAACCCGAACCTTACTTTTCTATAA
- a CDS encoding EamA family transporter — MKNNLIKGSILVALGSASYGMLATFVKMAYKEGYSTAEVTLSQFAIGVISLLLISMFSKKPAATTVPVSNWKSLLKLMVAGTAMGLTSTFYYLSVQYIPVSVGIVLLMQTVWMGVVLEMILHKKRPGNRKIIAVLIIITGTILATNLLQSSVTLDWRGIGFGMLAALSYTITVYASNGIALHLPVVRRSLYLVLGGLIIIMLIFHSSLNMNFSFDIFWKWGIVLSLFGTILPPLLFTMGMPLTGVGLGTIIAAVEIPVSVAMAHFILKEPVSLTQLGGIILILAAVVLMNIEKPKGA, encoded by the coding sequence ATGAAAAACAATTTAATAAAAGGAAGTATTCTGGTGGCATTAGGTTCAGCAAGCTACGGCATGTTGGCCACATTTGTTAAAATGGCCTATAAAGAAGGTTATTCTACAGCAGAAGTTACCCTTTCTCAATTTGCGATAGGCGTGATCAGTTTATTGCTCATCAGTATGTTTAGCAAAAAACCAGCAGCAACCACTGTTCCGGTATCCAACTGGAAAAGCTTATTGAAACTAATGGTTGCCGGAACAGCAATGGGCCTTACAAGCACCTTCTACTACCTTTCGGTTCAATACATTCCGGTGAGTGTAGGAATTGTACTGCTGATGCAAACCGTATGGATGGGTGTGGTCTTGGAAATGATCCTGCATAAAAAACGTCCCGGAAACCGTAAAATCATTGCCGTACTGATCATTATCACTGGAACGATATTGGCGACTAATCTGCTTCAATCGTCGGTAACACTAGATTGGCGCGGTATCGGTTTTGGAATGTTAGCCGCATTATCTTACACCATTACCGTGTATGCTTCCAATGGCATCGCCCTGCATTTACCAGTAGTTAGAAGAAGTTTATACCTGGTTCTCGGCGGACTGATTATTATCATGCTCATTTTCCACTCCTCTTTAAACATGAATTTCTCTTTTGACATCTTTTGGAAGTGGGGAATTGTCCTTTCACTTTTCGGAACCATTCTACCTCCTTTACTTTTTACCATGGGAATGCCGCTTACCGGAGTTGGACTGGGGACTATTATCGCAGCAGTGGAAATACCTGTCTCGGTAGCCATGGCACATTTTATCTTAAAAGAACCGGTTAGTCTGACGCAGCTGGGGGGAATCATTTTGATCCTTGCTGCAGTCGTGCTGATGAATATAGAAAAACCAAAGGGGGCTTAG
- a CDS encoding DUF5808 domain-containing protein, giving the protein MDLDPVDNIVNYKMGFIYWNPRDSRLFVPKRERSMGYTLNFAHKMNILILLTISVMFIYTLLYLP; this is encoded by the coding sequence ATGGACTTAGACCCTGTAGACAACATTGTTAATTACAAGATGGGATTCATCTATTGGAACCCAAGAGATTCCAGGCTTTTCGTGCCTAAGCGCGAAAGATCCATGGGATATACCTTAAACTTTGCGCATAAAATGAATATCCTCATTTTACTGACTATTAGTGTCATGTTCATCTATACCCTTCTTTACCTTCCATAG
- a CDS encoding Crp/Fnr family transcriptional regulator, with the protein MEEFWKYINRYATISTAAQEAWQELLKEQKLARHEHLLLEGAIPRRVHFIKKGLLSYFYTDKDGAMVIKKFFPEQTLVASTSAMLLKQPSKFTIQALEETEIISYPFEQFSRLTAQFPDIARFYIHYLEQHWVIEKEIGEISLKHETAGQRYAEFKQNHPQLLQRLKLHHIASYLGITPTQLSRIRAEL; encoded by the coding sequence ATGGAAGAATTCTGGAAATACATCAACCGCTATGCGACGATTTCAACTGCTGCTCAGGAAGCCTGGCAGGAATTGCTAAAAGAACAGAAACTGGCCAGGCATGAACATCTACTGCTGGAAGGAGCGATTCCTAGAAGAGTTCATTTTATAAAAAAAGGACTGCTTTCCTATTTCTATACCGATAAAGACGGTGCGATGGTGATCAAGAAATTCTTCCCCGAACAAACGCTGGTGGCCTCCACCAGCGCCATGCTCTTAAAGCAACCCAGCAAATTTACCATCCAGGCCTTAGAAGAAACAGAAATTATCAGCTATCCTTTTGAACAGTTTTCCCGGCTAACAGCGCAATTTCCGGACATCGCCAGATTTTATATTCATTACCTGGAACAGCATTGGGTCATTGAAAAAGAAATCGGGGAAATCAGTTTGAAACATGAAACTGCCGGACAACGGTATGCGGAATTCAAACAAAACCACCCGCAATTGTTGCAGCGCTTAAAACTGCACCACATTGCTTCCTACCTTGGAATTACCCCGACACAGCTCAGCAGAATCAGAGCTGAATTGTAA
- a CDS encoding D-TA family PLP-dependent enzyme codes for MENWQKISNLDQYDTPLFVVYEDRIKQNIEMAIDLLSGDVSRFRPHIKTHKMGEVLQIFASYGLYKIKCATIAEAELAALNGMTDVMIAYQPVGFKIHRLMALIAAFPECSFSCLVDNLDTAREIGAAAKGQEVKVYLDLNTGMNRTGFPASEDVLAFVNALNEISGLKFMGLHVYDGHIHDPDPAIRAARAKPAMDKVLADADELIRQGFSDLKIVAGGSNTFSYYARIERLECSPGTFVFWDENYTRLLPELAFKPAAVLVCSVISLPTPGLLCVDLGYKSVSSENPIEKRVVFPWNPDLIPIGHSEEHLTLKHVGPTIYKVGDRIYGLPYHVCPSCALYEEAQVVNNQQIEKSWSIKARDKKISI; via the coding sequence ATGGAAAACTGGCAGAAGATCTCTAATCTGGATCAATATGATACCCCTTTATTTGTGGTGTACGAAGACCGCATTAAGCAGAATATTGAAATGGCAATCGATTTGCTTTCTGGTGATGTATCCAGATTCAGGCCACACATTAAGACCCATAAAATGGGGGAGGTACTCCAGATTTTTGCCAGCTATGGCCTATATAAAATCAAATGTGCAACCATTGCAGAAGCAGAACTTGCTGCTTTAAATGGGATGACAGATGTGATGATTGCCTATCAGCCGGTGGGCTTTAAGATTCATAGACTGATGGCGCTGATTGCCGCTTTCCCTGAATGTTCGTTTTCCTGTTTGGTAGATAACCTGGATACGGCGCGGGAGATTGGAGCTGCAGCAAAAGGTCAGGAAGTAAAAGTATATCTGGATCTGAATACGGGCATGAATAGAACAGGCTTTCCTGCTTCAGAAGATGTGCTTGCCTTTGTAAATGCTTTGAATGAAATCAGTGGTTTGAAGTTTATGGGCTTACATGTATATGATGGTCATATCCATGATCCTGATCCGGCGATCCGTGCAGCTCGTGCCAAACCAGCGATGGATAAAGTGCTTGCAGATGCGGATGAGCTGATCAGGCAGGGTTTTAGCGATTTAAAAATCGTAGCCGGTGGTTCCAATACATTTTCTTATTATGCCAGGATAGAAAGGCTGGAGTGTAGTCCGGGAACCTTTGTGTTCTGGGATGAGAATTATACCAGGTTATTGCCGGAATTGGCGTTTAAACCTGCAGCGGTATTGGTCTGCAGTGTGATCTCTTTACCGACACCGGGGCTTTTATGTGTAGATTTAGGATATAAGTCTGTTTCTTCTGAAAATCCAATAGAGAAGCGGGTGGTTTTTCCATGGAATCCAGATCTGATACCAATAGGGCATTCCGAAGAACACCTGACTTTGAAACATGTTGGACCAACGATATATAAAGTTGGAGACCGGATTTACGGTCTCCCATATCATGTTTGTCCTTCCTGTGCATTATATGAAGAAGCACAGGTGGTCAATAATCAACAGATTGAAAAGAGCTGGAGCATCAAGGCCAGGGATAAAAAGATCTCTATCTAG
- a CDS encoding universal stress protein, which produces MITIIVATDFSDVAENAVAYAAAAAKHGQARLILFNSYALPHHASNTILPASSVQKLIDDNNNRLQERALDIAKTYGITVGFETRFSFVGDELHDLIKKYEADLLILGMGSKTLEQDLIGNTTTAAIKQLKFPVIAVPIGAKFEGLKRILFACDVLRGVPEKILKRIQELAISLNAEVEVFHVNGAIEELQSENALLPEKDAIGSGLAGVSYYYKNVKSNAVIKEIEKEIKAFNADLLIMIPNKYGFWASLVHRSKTRVMASGLEIPLFSIPV; this is translated from the coding sequence ATGATCACAATCATTGTCGCAACAGATTTTTCCGATGTCGCAGAGAATGCAGTAGCCTACGCTGCCGCCGCTGCAAAACATGGTCAGGCAAGACTGATTTTATTCAATTCTTATGCCCTTCCTCATCATGCTTCAAATACTATTTTACCCGCATCGAGCGTCCAGAAATTAATTGATGATAACAACAACCGTTTACAGGAACGTGCGCTGGACATTGCAAAAACCTATGGGATCACGGTTGGTTTTGAAACCAGATTCTCCTTTGTAGGCGATGAGCTTCATGATTTAATCAAAAAGTATGAGGCAGATCTGCTCATTCTTGGGATGGGGTCGAAAACGCTGGAACAAGATCTGATTGGAAATACCACCACTGCTGCCATTAAACAATTGAAATTTCCAGTCATTGCCGTTCCTATCGGTGCTAAATTTGAAGGATTGAAAAGAATCTTATTTGCCTGTGATGTACTTCGTGGTGTGCCAGAAAAAATCTTAAAACGGATTCAGGAATTGGCAATTAGCCTGAATGCAGAGGTAGAAGTTTTCCATGTGAATGGCGCAATTGAAGAATTGCAATCTGAAAATGCTTTATTGCCTGAAAAGGATGCAATTGGAAGTGGCCTCGCTGGGGTGAGTTATTACTATAAAAACGTGAAGTCTAATGCGGTGATCAAAGAGATTGAAAAAGAGATTAAAGCATTTAATGCAGATCTGTTGATCATGATCCCTAATAAATACGGCTTCTGGGCCTCATTGGTGCATAGAAGTAAAACTAGGGTAATGGCTTCAGGACTTGAAATTCCTTTGTTTTCCATTCCAGTTTAA
- a CDS encoding APC family permease gives MEKDSQDGSFKRELGLLDGTMLVVGSMIGSGIFIVSADIARQVGSAGWLIVIWLLTGLVTVIAAVSYGELSAMFPKAGGQYVYLKEAYNKLIAFLYGWSFFAVIQTGTIAAVGVAFSKFAAYLYEPFSETNILWQLQTGTTAAGVPEYFSLSAAQLVSIVTIVFLTYLNSRGVKDSKTLQTFLTIIKILSLFGLIVFGFTLGAKAEIWNANWADAWSLKSMNVETGSWMTIGGSVLFAAISASLVGSLFSSDAWNGVTFIAGEIKRPERNVGLSLFLGTFIVSVIYVLANLMYVAVIPMNDIATAKSDRVAVVAAQHIFGNAGTIIIALMIMISTFACNNGLIMAGARVYYTMAKDGLFFKKAATLNKASVPAWALWIQCFWASALCLTGKYGALLDFVMIIVMIFYILTILGIFILRRKMPNAERPYRAFGYPVLPMLYIIFATVFCVSLLITKMSTCGWGVVIMLAGIPVYYLTKQKEITGDPVN, from the coding sequence ATGGAAAAAGACAGTCAAGATGGCTCTTTCAAAAGAGAACTTGGATTATTAGATGGTACCATGCTGGTCGTAGGATCCATGATCGGTTCTGGTATTTTTATCGTCAGTGCGGATATCGCCAGACAAGTAGGCTCGGCAGGCTGGCTGATTGTGATCTGGCTGCTTACCGGATTGGTCACTGTGATCGCTGCAGTGAGTTATGGAGAGTTGAGTGCCATGTTTCCTAAAGCAGGCGGACAATATGTTTACCTGAAAGAAGCTTATAATAAACTGATCGCCTTTCTATATGGATGGAGTTTTTTTGCAGTCATACAAACAGGAACCATCGCCGCTGTAGGGGTCGCCTTTTCCAAATTTGCCGCCTATTTATACGAACCTTTTAGTGAAACCAATATTCTTTGGCAGCTTCAAACAGGGACTACCGCAGCTGGAGTGCCAGAGTACTTTTCCCTAAGTGCTGCACAGCTGGTTTCTATAGTAACTATCGTTTTTCTAACTTATCTGAATAGCCGTGGGGTAAAAGACAGCAAAACCTTGCAGACTTTTCTAACCATCATTAAAATATTATCACTTTTTGGCTTAATCGTCTTTGGTTTTACACTGGGAGCGAAGGCAGAAATATGGAATGCCAACTGGGCAGATGCCTGGAGCCTAAAATCAATGAATGTAGAAACAGGTTCCTGGATGACGATTGGTGGTTCCGTTCTTTTTGCAGCCATTTCCGCCTCTTTAGTGGGTTCCCTGTTTTCCAGTGATGCCTGGAATGGAGTAACTTTTATTGCCGGAGAAATTAAAAGACCGGAACGTAATGTTGGACTCAGCTTGTTTCTGGGTACTTTTATTGTCAGCGTGATTTATGTGCTGGCCAACCTGATGTACGTGGCCGTGATTCCCATGAATGACATTGCCACCGCAAAATCGGATCGGGTAGCGGTTGTTGCTGCCCAGCATATCTTTGGAAATGCCGGAACCATTATCATCGCATTGATGATTATGATCTCTACTTTCGCCTGTAACAACGGGCTGATTATGGCAGGAGCACGGGTTTATTACACGATGGCGAAGGATGGTCTTTTCTTCAAAAAGGCGGCTACACTGAATAAAGCAAGCGTACCCGCCTGGGCCCTATGGATCCAGTGTTTCTGGGCATCAGCTCTATGCCTGACTGGAAAGTACGGCGCATTGCTGGATTTTGTGATGATCATTGTGATGATTTTTTATATCCTGACCATTCTGGGTATTTTTATTTTAAGAAGAAAGATGCCCAATGCAGAACGCCCATATCGTGCCTTTGGTTATCCGGTACTGCCGATGTTATACATCATCTTTGCCACAGTCTTTTGTGTGTCCTTATTAATTACCAAAATGAGTACCTGCGGATGGGGTGTCGTAATTATGCTGGCAGGGATTCCAGTCTATTACCTCACAAAACAAAAAGAGATAACAGGTGATCCTGTAAATTAA
- a CDS encoding chloramphenicol acetyltransferase, translating into MTQILDLNTWARKDHFHFFSQFEEPFFGVTINIDCTIAYTTAKAKGISFFLHYLHKALQAANQIPCFRYRIVEDQVWVFDQVDVSATIGRADGTFGFSYMEYAADFSEFKIIAEKEIETVSNSTSLFPARSGDCVIHFSALPWIDFTSMSHARSFTFADSSPKISIGKMTESEGKRTMPVSIHVHHALMDGYHLGQFIERFQELLNES; encoded by the coding sequence ATGACACAAATATTAGACTTAAATACCTGGGCAAGAAAAGACCATTTCCATTTTTTCAGCCAATTTGAAGAACCATTTTTTGGCGTGACCATAAACATAGACTGTACCATTGCCTACACGACGGCTAAGGCAAAAGGCATTTCCTTTTTCTTACATTACCTGCATAAAGCACTACAGGCAGCAAATCAGATTCCTTGTTTCCGATACCGTATTGTAGAGGATCAAGTCTGGGTATTCGATCAGGTCGATGTGTCTGCTACCATTGGCAGAGCAGATGGCACCTTTGGTTTCTCTTATATGGAATATGCAGCGGATTTTTCCGAGTTCAAAATCATCGCTGAAAAAGAAATTGAAACGGTAAGCAATAGCACCTCTCTCTTCCCTGCCCGTTCAGGAGATTGTGTAATTCATTTCTCCGCATTGCCATGGATTGATTTCACGTCCATGTCGCATGCCAGAAGTTTTACTTTTGCAGACAGCAGTCCGAAGATTTCCATTGGTAAAATGACTGAATCCGAAGGTAAAAGAACCATGCCAGTATCGATTCACGTACACCATGCGTTAATGGATGGCTACCACTTAGGACAATTTATCGAACGCTTTCAGGAACTGCTAAACGAATCCTAA
- a CDS encoding helix-turn-helix domain-containing protein produces MEEDVILKISYRIKEIRKERGITVQELADRAGVSKGLISQIENNRTVPSLMVLIDIIKSLDVDLNQFFKDISDSANKAPVVVKRKSEYESFEKEQALGFLYKRILTKSIKNATVDIVLLELEPNASRPMVTTEAFEYKYILAGNVKYHFEDQEIELSAGDSLLFDGRLAHTPKNTGTDKAIMLILYFFEEVKS; encoded by the coding sequence ATGGAAGAGGATGTAATCCTGAAGATCAGTTACCGGATAAAAGAAATAAGAAAAGAAAGAGGCATTACCGTTCAGGAATTGGCAGATCGTGCAGGGGTGAGCAAAGGTTTGATCTCTCAAATTGAAAATAACCGTACCGTTCCTTCTTTGATGGTCTTGATAGACATTATCAAGTCGTTGGATGTGGATCTAAACCAGTTTTTTAAAGATATCTCCGACAGTGCAAATAAAGCTCCGGTAGTTGTCAAAAGAAAATCGGAATATGAGTCCTTTGAAAAGGAGCAGGCTTTAGGCTTTTTATACAAGCGCATCCTGACCAAGTCTATAAAGAATGCTACCGTAGATATTGTGTTGCTGGAATTGGAACCCAATGCCTCCCGGCCAATGGTGACTACGGAAGCTTTCGAATACAAATATATCCTGGCAGGAAATGTGAAATACCATTTTGAAGACCAGGAAATAGAGTTGTCTGCAGGTGATTCTTTACTTTTCGACGGTCGCTTGGCACATACCCCAAAAAATACAGGCACAGATAAAGCAATTATGCTAATCCTATACTTCTTTGAAGAAGTAAAGTCATAA
- a CDS encoding DUF1269 domain-containing protein — MEKMIQALFNTEVEAFKGLKALQELNLTNDISVGETYILTRDEDGKVNIRSAKNESLGNGTLTGGVIGGLIGLLAGPLGFIVGLAGGMIAGSAGETLKAEGVSDYLDQISANIPDGKSVLIAHVWENWETPVDALLGPLSIDLKRFNLDEKVFVPAKTELDKLNSDIKAAENKLKEVVETEKADWETTLTNLKAKRAALEDKLRTHTAQQEKQYEEWISQSPADHSEDADKQARLENRIKEQKTRLDEIKKDR, encoded by the coding sequence ATGGAAAAAATGATTCAGGCCTTATTCAACACTGAAGTAGAGGCATTCAAAGGTTTAAAAGCGTTGCAGGAACTTAACCTGACAAACGACATCTCAGTTGGTGAGACCTATATATTAACACGTGATGAAGATGGAAAAGTAAATATCCGGTCAGCTAAGAATGAATCTTTGGGTAATGGCACCTTAACCGGTGGCGTAATTGGTGGTCTAATTGGGTTGTTGGCAGGCCCATTGGGATTTATTGTTGGCCTGGCAGGTGGAATGATTGCGGGTTCTGCCGGGGAAACATTAAAAGCAGAAGGCGTATCAGATTATCTGGACCAGATTTCTGCGAATATTCCGGATGGTAAATCTGTTTTAATCGCTCACGTATGGGAGAATTGGGAAACACCAGTAGATGCTTTGCTCGGTCCGTTGAGTATTGATTTGAAACGCTTTAATCTGGATGAGAAAGTTTTTGTGCCAGCAAAAACAGAGCTGGATAAATTGAACTCCGATATCAAAGCCGCAGAAAACAAACTGAAAGAAGTGGTTGAAACTGAAAAAGCTGATTGGGAAACTACCCTGACGAATTTAAAAGCAAAAAGAGCGGCACTGGAGGATAAATTAAGAACGCATACTGCACAGCAGGAAAAACAATATGAGGAATGGATCAGTCAATCTCCGGCCGACCATTCGGAAGATGCAGACAAACAGGCTCGCCTGGAAAATAGAATTAAGGAACAGAAAACGCGCCTTGACGAAATTAAAAAAGATAGATAG
- a CDS encoding sugar kinase, protein MNLTPCITCFGEILLRFNTQMGLRLIQSAALNIYVAGAEANVAVLLARLGLDSRMLSRLPDNDLAEMAIAELRKYGVNTSGIAKGGERIGTYYVENGNHIRPTQVIYDRSGSSFSQLKPGMIDWEKQLVDTTLFHWSGIAAALSASAAAVCSEGINLAHEKGITISADFNYRRKLWNYGQEAKEVMPELLAYCKVAVADLDSVAIYFGIKAEENLPLTDRFEHCFALLKDKMPLLQTFAMSFRVVEGLNHVYFAGLAHEGKFYYSTIHTLPLVTDQIGTGDAFTAGLLYGLSSGFSPEKMINWATACGVMKQSVHGDWALISKSEIESFIQSGISTKINR, encoded by the coding sequence ATGAATTTGACTCCTTGTATTACCTGTTTTGGTGAAATCTTATTGCGTTTCAATACGCAGATGGGTTTGCGATTGATCCAGTCTGCTGCTTTAAATATCTATGTTGCCGGTGCAGAAGCTAATGTTGCGGTGCTATTGGCGAGGTTAGGTCTGGACAGCCGGATGCTGAGCAGGCTCCCTGATAACGATTTGGCAGAAATGGCAATTGCTGAGCTGCGAAAATATGGTGTAAATACCAGCGGAATAGCTAAAGGTGGAGAGCGTATCGGCACTTATTATGTGGAGAACGGTAACCATATCCGCCCAACTCAAGTCATTTATGACCGTTCGGGTTCTTCTTTTTCTCAGCTTAAACCGGGAATGATCGACTGGGAAAAACAGCTTGTGGATACCACATTGTTCCACTGGTCGGGGATCGCAGCTGCCTTATCTGCTAGTGCAGCAGCAGTCTGCAGCGAAGGAATCAACCTGGCGCATGAAAAAGGAATCACCATCTCTGCCGATTTCAACTACCGTAGAAAACTATGGAACTACGGGCAGGAAGCAAAAGAAGTGATGCCGGAATTACTCGCTTACTGCAAGGTGGCAGTTGCAGATCTGGACAGTGTGGCCATTTATTTCGGTATTAAAGCAGAGGAAAATCTACCATTAACCGACAGATTTGAACATTGCTTTGCCCTGCTTAAAGATAAAATGCCTTTGCTTCAAACCTTTGCCATGAGCTTTAGAGTAGTGGAGGGACTAAATCATGTTTATTTTGCGGGTTTAGCTCATGAAGGAAAGTTTTATTATTCTACCATTCATACCCTTCCATTGGTGACCGATCAGATTGGAACAGGGGATGCTTTTACTGCAGGACTCCTTTATGGCCTTTCTTCAGGTTTTAGCCCTGAAAAAATGATCAATTGGGCAACAGCCTGCGGCGTTATGAAACAAAGTGTACATGGCGACTGGGCACTGATCAGCAAGTCCGAAATTGAATCATTTATACAAAGTGGAATCTCCACTAAAATCAATAGGTAA
- a CDS encoding RidA family protein, with protein sequence MNITAQDRFLNLGLTLPPAPKPLGIYKPYLIDGKYLYLSGHGPVQTDGSLIIGRIGDDMDKDQGKLAARQVGLTILSTIVANFGSLNSIKRVIKVLGMVGCTSDFESHPYVINGCSELFESVWGHENGIGVRSAVGMGSLPGRIPVEVEGLFELV encoded by the coding sequence ATGAATATAACTGCGCAAGACCGCTTTTTGAACTTAGGTTTAACCTTACCACCTGCCCCAAAGCCGTTGGGGATCTATAAACCTTACCTGATCGACGGTAAATATTTATACCTCTCTGGTCATGGTCCCGTTCAAACGGATGGTAGTCTGATTATTGGCCGTATTGGCGATGATATGGACAAAGACCAGGGGAAACTGGCCGCCCGTCAGGTAGGACTGACCATACTTTCTACTATTGTAGCCAATTTCGGAAGCCTTAATTCGATAAAACGTGTGATCAAAGTATTGGGAATGGTAGGCTGTACTTCCGATTTCGAAAGTCATCCTTACGTGATCAATGGCTGCAGTGAGTTGTTTGAATCAGTTTGGGGTCATGAAAATGGGATCGGTGTAAGAAGTGCAGTAGGAATGGGTTCTCTTCCCGGACGTATCCCCGTAGAGGTAGAAGGCCTATTTGAATTGGTTTAA